The following are from one region of the Hydrogenimonas sp. SS33 genome:
- the panC gene encoding pantoate--beta-alanine ligase encodes MKIVRTIQALREERGKMEGSVGFVPTMGALHAGHLSLIRRAREENDHVVVSVFVNPTQFLPGEDLEKYPRREEADRLICEKAGVDLLFMPDASAIYHEDEVTLKAPAYLGYILEGHRRPGHFDGVVQVVMKLFGLVQPDFAYFGKKDAQQLRILQKMAEDFFLPVTIVPMETVREEDGLALSSRNVYLSPEERRRALSISKALKRASKMVMAGERSAEAIEAEMREVMRGIDVEYVAIVDRDFRPQERVELKKSIILVAARVGATRLIDNIWL; translated from the coding sequence GTGAAAATCGTTCGAACCATCCAGGCGCTGCGGGAAGAGAGAGGGAAGATGGAGGGAAGTGTGGGTTTCGTGCCGACCATGGGGGCGCTGCATGCGGGCCATCTGTCGCTGATACGAAGGGCGAGGGAGGAGAACGACCATGTGGTGGTCTCCGTCTTCGTCAACCCGACCCAGTTTCTGCCGGGCGAAGACCTGGAGAAATACCCCAGGCGGGAGGAGGCGGATCGGCTCATCTGCGAAAAGGCGGGGGTGGACCTTCTTTTCATGCCCGACGCCTCCGCCATCTACCATGAGGATGAGGTAACCCTCAAGGCGCCGGCTTATCTGGGCTACATTCTCGAAGGGCACCGCCGGCCGGGGCACTTCGACGGCGTGGTGCAGGTGGTGATGAAACTCTTCGGCCTCGTGCAACCCGATTTCGCCTATTTCGGAAAAAAAGATGCCCAGCAGCTGCGGATTTTGCAGAAGATGGCGGAGGATTTTTTCCTTCCGGTGACGATCGTGCCGATGGAGACGGTTCGTGAAGAGGATGGCCTGGCCCTGAGCAGCCGGAACGTCTACCTCTCCCCCGAAGAGCGGCGCCGGGCCCTTTCGATTTCCAAGGCCTTGAAGCGGGCGTCGAAAATGGTCATGGCGGGGGAACGGTCGGCGGAGGCGATCGAGGCGGAAATGCGGGAGGTGATGCGCGGGATCGATGTGGAGTATGTGGCCATTGTGGACCGGGATTTCAGGCCGCAGGAGCGTGTCGAGCTGAAAAAGAGCATCATCCTTGTCGCCGCCAGAGTCGGGGCGACCAGGCTCATCGACAATATTTGGCTTTGA
- a CDS encoding TolC family protein: MRNMSGFAKKLFPFIVHRSLFTVYSLLLLLPLSLFAAGTTVTLDDLVATALKKSPDLQSARLDVEAAKMRLKSAKAGYLPRLDLTANTGGSTARFKGDISQDAALLAGRLSVSQLLWDFGKTGGTVEAAEALQKASGAALYQRVSDKILEVKEAYYAVLKAKSLVRVRQKGVELRQQQLYRAQKYLKAGIRTIIDVSDAKVELARARRDLQNVRFDVQRLRAALERAVGGAIAEGAYRLAMPDLVWERLAERLPPVPSNLQALTGFAWRHRFAIESLKHRARSEAARIRAVEGEYLPTIGLEADAGAQYVDDDLAMSLPENDARGVVALRWNLFEGFRSDARLEEAKALHLKAVSEVQRLKLTVQEEVTEAWLALKRSEENVRLDSVIAHTAREKLHQASKRYENGLADFLELKSAQQDYIAALAALVNSYFDTYIALARLDHAVGR, translated from the coding sequence ATGCGTAATATGAGCGGATTCGCAAAAAAACTCTTCCCGTTCATCGTTCACCGTTCACTGTTCACCGTTTACTCTCTCCTCCTTCTCCTACCCCTCTCCCTTTTCGCCGCCGGGACCACCGTCACCCTCGACGACCTGGTAGCGACCGCTTTGAAAAAAAGCCCCGACCTGCAAAGCGCGCGCCTTGACGTGGAAGCGGCGAAGATGCGCCTAAAAAGCGCCAAAGCGGGCTACCTGCCCCGGCTCGACCTCACCGCAAACACGGGTGGGAGCACCGCCCGTTTCAAGGGGGACATATCGCAGGATGCGGCGCTGTTGGCGGGACGTTTGAGCGTTTCGCAGTTGCTGTGGGATTTCGGAAAGACCGGCGGGACGGTCGAAGCCGCCGAGGCGCTGCAAAAAGCGAGCGGTGCGGCGCTTTACCAGCGGGTTTCCGACAAGATTCTGGAAGTCAAAGAGGCCTATTACGCGGTGCTGAAGGCAAAAAGCCTGGTGCGGGTGCGCCAAAAGGGTGTGGAGCTGCGCCAACAGCAGCTCTACCGCGCCCAAAAGTACCTCAAAGCGGGCATCCGCACCATCATCGACGTCAGCGACGCGAAAGTGGAGCTGGCACGGGCGAGGCGGGACTTGCAGAATGTGCGTTTTGACGTGCAGCGGCTGCGCGCGGCGTTGGAGCGGGCCGTGGGCGGCGCGATTGCCGAGGGAGCGTACCGCCTCGCCATGCCCGACCTGGTGTGGGAGCGGCTGGCCGAGCGCCTGCCGCCGGTACCCTCGAATCTGCAGGCGCTGACCGGTTTTGCGTGGCGGCACCGCTTCGCGATTGAAAGCCTGAAACATCGGGCCCGAAGCGAAGCCGCACGCATCCGCGCCGTAGAGGGGGAGTACCTGCCCACCATCGGCCTGGAGGCGGACGCGGGGGCGCAGTATGTGGATGACGACCTTGCGATGAGCCTGCCCGAAAACGACGCCAGGGGGGTGGTGGCTTTGCGGTGGAACCTCTTTGAAGGATTTCGCAGTGACGCGCGCCTTGAAGAGGCGAAAGCGCTGCATTTAAAAGCCGTGTCGGAGGTGCAGCGTTTGAAACTCACGGTCCAGGAGGAGGTGACGGAGGCGTGGCTGGCTCTCAAGCGAAGCGAAGAGAATGTGCGATTGGATAGCGTCATCGCACATACCGCCAGAGAGAAGCTCCATCAGGCGTCCAAACGGTACGAAAACGGCCTGGCCGATTTCCTGGAGCTCAAAAGCGCCCAGCAGGACTACATCGCCGCTTTGGCGGCGCTGGTCAACAGCTATTTCGACACCTACATCGCCCTGGCGCGGCTCGACCACGCCGTCGGGCGCTGA
- the prfB gene encoding peptide chain release factor 2, which produces MDSYEFSELMKKLKTKLDNIRNIVKPDEIRKRLDEIAKMEMEENFWSDAKRAGEIQKEKNRLERLLKKYEEAESAVNDALELFEMATEEKDEETLQTLFEEAPQIEERVNKVEIEVMLSGPHDANNAIVTIHPGAGGTESQDWASILYRMYLRWAERHGFKVETLDYQPGEEAGIKDVSFIIKGENAYGYLKAENGVHRLVRISPFDSNARRHTSFTSVMVSPEIDDDIDIEIEDKDLRIDTYRASGAGGQHVNKTESAIRITHIPTGVVVQCQNDRSQHKNKATAMKMLKSRLYELELEKKRAEAEGVEKSDIGWGHQIRSYVLAPYQQVKDLRSGQAFSNVDAILDGDIDKLIEGVLVAEAEKQSGEKSE; this is translated from the coding sequence GTGGACAGTTACGAATTTTCCGAATTGATGAAAAAACTGAAAACCAAACTCGACAATATCCGCAACATCGTCAAACCTGACGAAATCCGCAAACGCCTTGACGAGATCGCCAAAATGGAGATGGAGGAGAATTTCTGGAGTGACGCGAAACGGGCGGGGGAGATCCAGAAGGAAAAGAACCGTCTGGAGCGGCTTCTGAAAAAGTACGAAGAGGCCGAAAGCGCCGTCAACGACGCCCTGGAGCTTTTCGAAATGGCCACCGAGGAGAAGGATGAGGAGACCCTTCAGACCCTCTTCGAGGAGGCGCCCCAGATCGAGGAGCGGGTCAACAAGGTCGAGATCGAGGTGATGCTCAGCGGGCCCCACGACGCCAACAACGCCATCGTCACGATCCACCCGGGTGCGGGCGGTACCGAGAGCCAGGACTGGGCCAGCATCCTCTACCGGATGTACCTGCGCTGGGCGGAGCGCCACGGCTTCAAGGTCGAAACTCTCGACTACCAGCCCGGTGAAGAGGCGGGCATCAAGGATGTAAGCTTCATCATCAAGGGGGAGAACGCCTACGGCTACCTCAAGGCCGAAAACGGCGTCCACCGGCTGGTGCGCATCAGCCCCTTCGATTCCAACGCCAGGCGCCACACCTCCTTTACGTCGGTGATGGTCTCCCCCGAAATCGACGACGACATCGACATCGAGATCGAGGACAAGGACCTGCGCATCGACACCTACCGCGCTTCCGGCGCGGGGGGCCAGCACGTCAACAAGACCGAAAGCGCCATCCGCATCACCCATATCCCCACCGGCGTCGTGGTCCAGTGCCAGAACGACCGTTCACAGCACAAGAACAAGGCGACGGCGATGAAGATGCTCAAATCCCGCCTCTACGAACTGGAGCTTGAGAAAAAACGGGCCGAAGCGGAAGGGGTGGAAAAAAGCGACATCGGCTGGGGGCACCAGATTCGAAGCTACGTTCTCGCCCCCTACCAGCAGGTCAAGGACCTGCGCAGCGGCCAGGCCTTCAGCAATGTCGACGCCATCCTCGACGGCGACATCGACAAGCTCATCGAAGGGGTGCTGGTCGCCGAAGCGGAGAAGCAGAGCGGCGAAAAGAGCGAGTAA